A genomic window from Lotus japonicus ecotype B-129 chromosome 1, LjGifu_v1.2 includes:
- the LOC130729476 gene encoding probable helicase CHR10 codes for MGLGKTLQAISFLSYLKVYQLSLGPFLVLCPLSVTDGWVSEILKFAPKLEVLKYVGDKEHRRSLRMKIHQHVTRQSSKLNVMLPFDLLLTTYDIALMDKDFLAQIPWQYVIIDEAQRLKNPSSVLFNVLKDRYIMPRRLLMTGTPIQNNLSELWALMYFCMPSVFGSLDQFLSTFKDISDLTSVHDSPKVKDRLQILRSVLGAFMLRRTKSKLMECGNLVLPPLTETTVFVPLVSLQKKVYVSILRKELPKLLSLSSGTSNHQSLHNIVIQLRKACSHPYLFPGIEPEPYEEGEHLVQASGKLLILDQLLQKLHYSGHRVLLFAQMTHTLDILQDFLELRKYSYERLDGSVRAEERFAAIRSFSSSSANVGLNPGNDQNGAFVFMISTRAGGVGLNLVAADTVIFYEQDWNPQVDKQALQRAHRIGQMNHVLCINLVTEHTVEEVIMRRAERKLELSLNVTGDNILEHEDKETSAVGTSDLKSIIFGLHMFDPTEVNDGKQKDMDLPDTNAIADRVIAMRDEQIFNKDDKKFEMNPRNILKGRDLKEVGSASLSIGLDLDEASYLSWVKKFEEVSKSTCDTITDVRSRRNLDEEKSLKVEIAKKMAEEKKLSKWEALGYHSLNVTDPISPPEEDIISTTGSVHFVYGDCTAPSKVCPSEPAIIFSCVDTSGRWGRGGLFDALVKLSTSISDAYEQASEHGDLHLGDLHLIRLEDGCDENNMDGNAPPKMVALAVVQSYNPRRKVPRGEISLLDLESCLKKAAFSAAQNSASIHMPRIGYQDGSDRSEWYTIERLLRKYASIYDISIYVYYYRRSHPGSRSS; via the exons ATGGGACTTGGAAAGACTTTGCAAGCTATCTCCTTTTTAAGCTATTTAAAAGTGTACCAGTTGTCACTTGGGCCATTTT TGGTTCTATGTCCTTTAAGCGTGACAGATGGTTGGGTGTCAGAGATACTCAAATTTGCGCCTAAACTGGAAGTCTTAAAATATGTTGGTGATAAAGAACACAGGCGCAGTCTACGCATGAAAATACACCAACATGTAACAAGGCAATCATCAAAACTTAAC GTCATGTTGCCTTTTGATTTGCTGTTAACGACATATGACATTGCCCTGATGGATAAGGATTTTCTTGCGCAAATACCATGGCAGTATGTAATCATTGATGAAGCTCAACGACTTAAAAACCCATCAAGT GTTTTATTTAATGTTCTCAAAGACCGCTATATCATGCCAAGACGGTTGTTGATGACTGGCACGCCTATTCAGAACAACCTTTCTGAACTGTGGGCGTTGATGTATTTTTGCATGCCATCTGTCTTTGGTTCACTGGATCAGTTCCTTTCTACATTCAAGGACATCAGTGATCTTACCTCag TTCATGATTCTCCAAAGGTAAAAGATCGACTTCAAATCCTGAGAAGTGTATTGGGTGCCTTTATGCTTCGACGTACTAAATCAAAGCTTATGGAATGTGGAAATTTAGTGTTGCCACCTCTCACTGAGACAACTGT GTTCGTACCCCTTGTCAGCCTACAGAAAAAGGTCTATGTGTCAATATTGAGGAAGGAACTTCCTAAGCTACTTTCACTATCTTCTggaacatcaaatcatcaatcactACATAATATT GTGATACAACTGAGAAAGGCATGCAGCCATCCATATCTCTTTCCAGGTATTGAGCCTGAACCTTATGAAGAAGGTGAACATTTGGTTCAG GCCAGTGGTAAACTGCTGATTCTGGACCAACTTCTTCAGAAGCTACATTATTCTGGACACCGCGTTCTTCTTTTTGCTCAGATGACCCATACACTTGACATTTTGCAGGA TTTTTTGGAGTTACGGAAGTATTCTTATGAGCGTCTTGATGGATCAGTTAGGGCTGAGGAGCGGTTTGCTGCAATAAGAAGTTTCAGCAGCTCATCAGCTAATGTGGGCTTGAATCCTGGAAATGACCAAAATGGAGCTTTTGTCTTTATGATCTCAACAAGAGCTGGCGGAGTTGGCTTGAATCTTGTGGCTGCTGATACT GTTATATTTTACGAGCAAGATTGGAACCCTCAGGTGGACAAGCAAGCTTTGCAGAGAGCACATAGAATTGGCCAGATGAACCACGTTTTGTGTATAAACCTTGTCACAGAACATACAGTGGAGGAA GTAATTATGCGGAGGGCAGAAAGAAAATTGGAGCTGAGCCTCAATGTTACAGGTGATAATATTCTGGAACATGAAGATAAAGAAACCTCTGCTGTTGGAACTAGTGATTTGAAATCCATCATATTTGGGTTACATATGTTTGATCCCACTGAGGTTAATGATGGAAAACAAAAGGACATGGACTTACCAGATACTAATGCTATAGCTGATAGGGTGATTGCTATGCGTGATGAACAAATATTTAACAAGGATGACAAGAAATTCGAGATGAATCCTAGAAACATTTTAAAAGGTCGCGATCTTAAGGAAGTAGGTTCTGCTTCTCTCTCTATTGGTCTTGATCTTGATGAGGCTTCATATCTTTCTTGGGTTAAAAAATTTGAGGAAGTGTCTAAATCAACTTGCGACACAATCACGGACGTGAGGAGCAGAAGGAACTTAGATGAAGAGAAGAGTCTAAAAGTCGAGATTGCAAAGAAAATGGCAGAGGAAAAGAAGCTGTCTAAATGGGAAGCTCTTGGATATCATTCATTGAATGTTACAGACCCCATCAGTCCACCTGAAGAAGATATTATATCAACTACTGGTTCTGTTCATTTTGTATATGGAGATTGTACAGCTCCATCTAAAGTTTGTCCATCTGAACCTGCTATAATATTCAG CTGCGTTGACACCTCTGGACGCTGGGGCCGTGGTGGACTGTTCGATGCGCTGGTCAAACTTTCAACAAGCATCAGTGATGCATATGAACAGGCTTCTGAACATGGAGACCTGCATCTTGGTGATCTCCATCTTATAAGGCTTGAAG ATGGCTGTGATGAAAACAATATGGATGGTAATGCTCCTCCCAAGATGGTTGCTTTAGCTGTGGTTCAGTCTTATAATCCAAGGCGTAAAGTCCCTAGAGGTGAAATCTCACTTCTCGACTTGGAAAGCTGCTTGAAAAAGGCAGCGTTCTCAGCTGCTCAAAATTCCG CATCGATACACATGCCACGAATTGGTTATCAAGATGGATCTGATCGTTCCGAGTGGTACACCATAGAGCGGCTTCTAAGAAAATATGCTTCCATTTACGATATAAGCATCTATGT ATATTATTATCGAAGATCACATCCAGGCTCCAGGTCTAGTTAA